From Humisphaera borealis, the proteins below share one genomic window:
- a CDS encoding ArsR/SmtB family transcription factor, with protein sequence MPQMAGKTQPLKIASNGCAAKLRVLADPTRLAVLEALIAGPKHVGSIQKLLDVEQSLLSHHLQTLREAGLVEAERDGKSVLYRLAPSVVARNGESIDLGCCVLSFND encoded by the coding sequence ATGCCGCAGATGGCTGGCAAAACACAACCCCTGAAGATCGCTTCGAACGGTTGCGCCGCAAAGCTGCGTGTGCTGGCCGACCCGACGCGCCTCGCCGTGCTCGAGGCGCTGATTGCCGGGCCCAAGCATGTGGGCTCGATACAGAAGCTACTGGACGTCGAGCAGAGCCTGCTTTCCCATCACCTGCAAACCCTGCGTGAAGCCGGCCTCGTGGAGGCCGAGCGTGACGGCAAATCGGTGCTTTATCGCCTGGCGCCATCGGTCGTCGCACGCAACGGGGAATCGATCGATCTGGGGTGCTGCGTGCTGTCGTTCAACGACTGA
- a CDS encoding prenyltransferase/squalene oxidase repeat-containing protein codes for MIHSTRWATLFVVAASLISLPAFGADDPTAKAQDLVDKGLTFLKAQQKPDGGWQTGEEPPAISAIILKAFVQSPKFDSKTDFVAKGYQKLLSYQLDNGGVYKDLLANYNTAIAVSSLAAADDPALKPALDKAVAYLKGLQFTESSPPGPKGEKVADKSSTWYGGAGYGRHGRPDGSNTQVMLDALKDAGLKESDPSFQAALVFITRMQNRSESNDQKWAGEDGGFTYTPANNGESMAGEYTGPDGKRLLRSYGSMTYAGLKSMLYAGLTKDDPRVKAAWDWITKNWTLEENPGMKLNKPEAARNGLYYYYHTLARALNAYNEPVLTDSKGDKHDWRLELIQKLTSVQKSDGSWEGDKRWMEEKPLLATAYAVLALQEVIADLKEHPAK; via the coding sequence ATGATTCACTCGACGCGCTGGGCCACGCTGTTCGTCGTGGCAGCTTCACTGATCTCGCTGCCGGCTTTCGGTGCCGATGATCCCACCGCCAAAGCCCAGGACCTTGTGGACAAAGGCCTGACCTTCCTCAAGGCGCAACAGAAGCCCGACGGCGGCTGGCAGACGGGCGAAGAGCCGCCGGCCATCTCGGCCATCATCCTCAAGGCGTTCGTGCAGTCACCGAAGTTCGACAGCAAGACCGACTTCGTCGCCAAGGGGTACCAAAAACTGCTGAGCTATCAGCTCGACAACGGCGGGGTCTACAAGGACCTGCTGGCCAACTACAACACGGCGATCGCCGTCAGTTCGCTGGCGGCGGCCGATGACCCGGCGCTCAAGCCCGCATTGGACAAGGCCGTCGCGTATCTGAAGGGGTTGCAGTTCACCGAAAGCTCACCGCCGGGCCCTAAAGGCGAAAAGGTGGCCGACAAGTCGAGCACATGGTACGGCGGAGCCGGCTACGGCCGTCACGGCAGGCCCGACGGTTCCAACACCCAGGTGATGCTCGATGCGCTCAAGGACGCCGGGCTGAAGGAAAGCGACCCGTCCTTTCAGGCCGCGCTGGTGTTCATCACCCGCATGCAGAACCGCAGTGAGAGCAACGACCAGAAGTGGGCCGGCGAGGACGGCGGCTTCACCTACACCCCGGCCAACAACGGCGAATCGATGGCCGGTGAGTACACCGGACCCGACGGCAAGCGCCTGCTCCGCAGCTACGGCTCCATGACCTATGCCGGACTCAAGAGCATGCTTTACGCCGGCCTGACCAAGGACGACCCCCGCGTCAAAGCCGCGTGGGATTGGATCACCAAGAACTGGACGCTCGAGGAAAACCCCGGCATGAAGCTCAACAAGCCGGAAGCCGCCCGCAACGGGCTCTACTACTACTACCACACGCTCGCCCGCGCCCTCAACGCGTACAACGAGCCCGTCCTGACCGATTCCAAGGGAGACAAGCACGACTGGCGCCTTGAGCTGATCCAGAAGCTCACCAGTGTTCAAAAGTCGGATGGAAGCTGGGAAGGCGACAAGCGCTGGATGGAAGAAAAGCCCCTGCTCGCGACGGCTTATGCCGTGCTGGCGCTGCAGGAAGTGATCGCAGATTTGAAGGAGCATCCCGCGAAGTAG
- a CDS encoding vWA domain-containing protein: MTSVVVHAALIVLGVATATVIMAPPPQPFVEQSAPVDGDITKVSLTIPNLSTGNMPRINEVASQEVDPEAARGFASAAGKGLDVDAGGGSGPDGQAADLLMRGPGVFGTGNGIGLGKGNANGNSSGDGGPVPIFGSPKQGGGDGLFINPRQARRIVFVCDATGTMINKIGTLKHELTRAIAGLKPVQSFNIIFFTDGGKYHIASREGLFLATPDNKRQAYAFLEDISPTGTTDPTPAIEAAFKQLPDLVYFLSDGEFNNLKPYADVVRQFDVSNKQRKSRVNAILFETYDREAEQAMQRIAEDSGGTYRFVRETDLQ, from the coding sequence ATGACTTCTGTGGTCGTACACGCCGCGCTGATCGTGCTGGGCGTCGCGACGGCGACGGTCATCATGGCGCCACCGCCGCAGCCGTTCGTGGAGCAGTCGGCGCCAGTAGACGGCGACATCACGAAAGTGTCGTTGACCATTCCGAATCTCTCCACAGGCAACATGCCCCGAATCAATGAAGTCGCCTCGCAGGAAGTTGATCCGGAAGCCGCCAGGGGTTTCGCCAGCGCCGCAGGGAAAGGATTGGACGTCGATGCAGGCGGCGGCAGCGGCCCGGACGGTCAGGCTGCCGATCTGCTTATGCGAGGTCCCGGTGTGTTCGGCACGGGGAACGGAATTGGCCTCGGCAAAGGCAATGCGAACGGCAATTCCTCCGGTGACGGCGGACCGGTTCCGATATTCGGCTCGCCAAAACAAGGCGGCGGCGACGGGCTGTTCATCAACCCGCGGCAGGCCCGCCGCATCGTCTTCGTATGCGACGCCACCGGCACCATGATCAACAAGATCGGAACGCTGAAGCACGAACTGACACGGGCGATTGCCGGTCTGAAACCCGTTCAATCGTTCAACATCATCTTTTTCACCGACGGCGGGAAGTATCACATCGCCAGCCGGGAAGGCCTGTTCCTGGCGACACCGGACAACAAACGGCAGGCGTACGCATTCCTTGAAGACATTTCGCCGACAGGCACCACCGACCCGACGCCGGCGATCGAGGCGGCGTTCAAGCAGCTCCCGGACCTGGTCTACTTCCTGAGCGACGGAGAGTTCAACAACCTCAAGCCGTATGCAGACGTGGTGCGACAGTTCGATGTATCGAACAAGCAGCGGAAGTCACGCGTCAACGCGATCCTGTTCGAAACCTATGACCGCGAGGCCGAGCAGGCGATGCAGCGGATCGCCGAAGACAGCGGCGGGACGTATCGGTTCGTCCGCGAAACCGATCTGCAATAA
- a CDS encoding GNAT family protein, with the protein MDHAEILSALDLERRTLVRRGEVLEATRTVVRVRGEDRSWHAVSWSSLTEQDADAAIEAEVEHHRRLGVSFEWKVYGHDAPRDMVERLSRRGFEVGPCEAVMVYDLSAGLPPAPGGIRVVRADNPAQVAQFRRVAEAVFDKDYAFTTRQLLDAIDSGSFEHRGYVAYTADQTPVGVGRLYTNPRSAFGGLYGGGTLAAYRGKGVYRAMVAARAIDAAASGARYLIVDALPTSRPILAGLGFDRVSYTWPCDWQASNFNCHLRATDDSPIQSERFTQPNQ; encoded by the coding sequence ATGGACCATGCCGAGATTCTGTCTGCCCTTGATCTCGAACGCCGAACCCTCGTCCGCCGCGGAGAAGTCCTGGAGGCGACGCGGACCGTGGTGCGCGTTCGCGGCGAGGATCGGTCCTGGCACGCGGTCAGTTGGTCATCGCTGACGGAACAGGATGCCGACGCGGCGATCGAGGCGGAGGTGGAGCACCATCGCCGGCTCGGGGTGTCATTCGAATGGAAGGTCTACGGCCATGACGCGCCGCGCGACATGGTCGAGAGGCTGTCCCGTCGCGGATTCGAGGTGGGGCCTTGCGAAGCGGTGATGGTGTACGACCTTTCCGCGGGCTTGCCGCCGGCCCCTGGCGGCATCAGGGTGGTCCGGGCGGATAACCCGGCGCAGGTCGCTCAATTCCGACGGGTCGCCGAGGCGGTCTTCGACAAGGACTACGCGTTTACAACCAGGCAGCTTCTCGACGCGATCGATTCCGGTTCGTTCGAGCACCGGGGCTATGTCGCTTACACCGCGGACCAAACGCCCGTTGGCGTCGGCCGGCTCTACACCAACCCCAGGAGCGCATTTGGCGGGCTTTATGGCGGCGGAACGCTGGCTGCCTACCGCGGCAAAGGCGTGTACCGCGCGATGGTCGCCGCCCGTGCCATCGACGCGGCGGCTTCCGGAGCCCGGTATCTCATCGTCGATGCACTCCCCACGAGCAGGCCGATTCTCGCTGGCCTCGGCTTTGATCGCGTAAGTTATACCTGGCCGTGTGATTGGCAAGCGAGCAACTTTAATTGCCATTTGAGAGCAACGGATGACAGTCCAATACAGTCCGAGCGATTTACTCAGCCGAATCAGTAG
- a CDS encoding DNA gyrase subunit B — translation MITTRADARHSGVPARVFEGLSGPPNRGDMAVTGLIQESSKMAESSTPSSESPDKYGASKIQSLDDVEHVRKRPGMYIGGYNARGLHHLVYEIVDNSVDEALAGYAKNVLVQINVDGSCTVTDDGRGIPVDSHPDTGRPAVEMVFDSLGTGGKFEHDDESAYKTSGGLHGVGASVVNFVSEWLEVEVSKNGKIYHMEFERGRKSSDLRVIGASTKTGTKVTFKPDDTLFTDINFIYETLANRLRELAYLNSGVEIIFEDERVGRRDVFLYQDGLVEYVKHVNEGKNVLHDIMSFHKEEPTQRLVVDIAMQYNDGYSETILAFANNINNHDGGTHLQGFKTALTSTINRYAEREKLLKGDVRPSGDDLREGLVAVISVKLPEPTFESQTKDKLLNVEIESFVQQAMNERLGAYLEEHPKEAKAMIEKGLVAAEAREAARKARELTRRKGGLEGSSLPGKLSDCRSKSNELTELFLVEGDSAGGSAKQGRDSNVQAILALRGKLLNVEKATLVKMLGHEEIRTIISALGCGIREDFDLAKRRYGKIVIMTDADVDGSHIRTLLLTFFFRHMPELIRAGRIYVAQPPLYQVTRRKKHEYVLNDRVMKQTLTDMGLEGTSLVVRDPDAAGGAGVDLRTIEGAELRKLVEMLNRVDELIRVIQRRGIDFADFLGLRRDGKLPLYRLVVDGIDRFFHTADERDAFMLAEKFTPDAVPAEPADATPEAAPDEQAKKGPARNGKPDARELHLRRLQKNQELHEVKDLERLFRQLDEFGLSIDDYFLTQEESVSGEKLRTKHALVTDGVTHEVAGVGQIVPEIHRLVKKGGGLEIKRFKGLGEMNSEQLWETTLDPSVRTLLRVTLQEAAEAERLFSVLMGEDVERRRQFIEDHALEVKNLDV, via the coding sequence ATGATTACGACGCGCGCCGATGCCCGCCATTCGGGTGTCCCGGCTCGCGTTTTCGAGGGACTGTCCGGCCCGCCGAACCGCGGTGACATGGCCGTCACCGGCCTGATCCAGGAGTCTTCTAAAATGGCAGAATCGTCTACTCCGTCGTCCGAGTCGCCTGACAAGTACGGCGCTTCCAAGATCCAATCCCTCGACGACGTCGAGCACGTTCGCAAACGCCCGGGCATGTACATCGGCGGTTACAACGCGCGCGGGCTGCATCACCTGGTCTACGAAATCGTCGACAACTCCGTGGACGAAGCCCTCGCCGGCTACGCCAAGAACGTACTGGTGCAGATCAATGTCGATGGCTCCTGCACGGTGACCGACGACGGCCGCGGCATTCCCGTCGATTCCCACCCCGACACCGGCCGGCCCGCCGTCGAAATGGTGTTCGATTCCCTCGGCACCGGCGGCAAATTCGAACACGATGATGAGTCGGCCTACAAGACGTCAGGCGGTCTGCACGGCGTGGGCGCTTCGGTCGTGAACTTCGTTTCCGAATGGCTCGAAGTGGAAGTCAGCAAGAACGGCAAGATCTACCACATGGAGTTCGAGCGCGGCCGCAAGAGCAGCGATCTCCGCGTCATCGGTGCTTCGACCAAGACCGGCACGAAGGTCACCTTCAAGCCAGACGACACACTGTTTACCGACATCAATTTCATCTACGAGACTCTCGCCAACCGCCTGCGCGAGCTGGCGTATCTCAACAGCGGCGTGGAGATCATTTTCGAGGACGAGCGGGTCGGCCGGCGCGACGTGTTCCTGTATCAGGACGGCCTGGTCGAATACGTCAAGCACGTGAACGAAGGCAAGAACGTTCTGCACGACATCATGTCGTTCCACAAGGAAGAGCCGACGCAGCGGCTCGTCGTCGATATTGCGATGCAATACAACGACGGCTATAGCGAAACGATCCTGGCGTTCGCCAACAACATCAACAACCACGACGGCGGCACGCACCTGCAGGGATTCAAAACCGCCCTGACAAGCACGATCAACCGGTATGCCGAACGCGAGAAACTGCTCAAAGGCGATGTCCGCCCGAGTGGCGATGATTTGCGCGAAGGCCTGGTCGCTGTCATCAGCGTGAAGCTGCCGGAACCGACCTTCGAAAGCCAGACGAAGGACAAGCTGCTGAACGTGGAGATTGAGTCGTTCGTGCAGCAGGCGATGAACGAGCGGCTCGGGGCGTATTTGGAAGAACACCCCAAGGAAGCCAAGGCGATGATTGAGAAGGGTCTCGTCGCCGCCGAGGCCCGCGAGGCCGCGCGCAAGGCCCGAGAGCTGACCCGTCGCAAGGGCGGCCTCGAAGGCAGCAGCCTGCCGGGCAAGCTGTCTGACTGTCGCAGCAAGAGCAACGAACTGACCGAACTGTTCCTGGTCGAAGGTGATTCGGCCGGTGGCAGCGCCAAGCAGGGGCGCGATAGCAACGTGCAGGCAATTCTGGCGCTCCGCGGCAAGTTGCTGAACGTCGAAAAGGCGACGCTGGTGAAGATGCTGGGGCACGAGGAGATTCGCACCATTATCTCGGCACTCGGCTGTGGCATTCGCGAAGACTTCGACCTGGCCAAGCGGCGCTACGGCAAGATCGTCATCATGACCGACGCCGACGTGGACGGTTCGCACATTCGCACGCTGCTGCTGACGTTCTTCTTCCGCCACATGCCGGAACTGATCCGCGCCGGTCGTATCTACGTCGCACAGCCGCCGCTGTACCAGGTGACGCGCCGCAAGAAGCACGAGTACGTGCTGAATGACCGCGTGATGAAACAGACGCTGACGGATATGGGGCTGGAAGGGACGAGCCTGGTCGTTCGCGACCCCGACGCCGCCGGCGGGGCGGGCGTGGATCTGCGGACGATCGAAGGGGCGGAGTTGCGCAAGCTCGTCGAGATGCTGAATCGCGTCGATGAACTGATCCGCGTCATCCAGCGGCGTGGGATCGATTTTGCCGACTTCCTCGGCCTGCGTCGCGACGGGAAGCTGCCGCTGTATCGCCTGGTCGTGGACGGGATCGATCGATTCTTTCACACCGCCGACGAGCGTGATGCATTCATGCTCGCCGAAAAGTTCACGCCGGATGCCGTCCCGGCCGAGCCGGCCGATGCGACACCTGAAGCAGCGCCGGACGAGCAGGCAAAGAAGGGACCGGCCCGCAACGGCAAGCCCGACGCCCGCGAGCTTCACCTCCGCCGGCTCCAGAAAAATCAGGAACTTCACGAGGTGAAGGACCTGGAACGGCTGTTCCGCCAGCTCGACGAGTTCGGACTCAGCATCGACGACTACTTCCTGACACAGGAAGAGTCGGTCAGCGGCGAAAAGCTCCGCACGAAGCACGCCCTGGTGACCGACGGCGTCACTCACGAGGTGGCCGGTGTCGGGCAGATCGTTCCCGAGATCCATCGGCTGGTCAAAAAGGGTGGCGGACTGGAGATCAAGCGGTTCAAGGGTCTGGGCGAAATGAACAGCGAGCAGCTCTGGGAGACCACGCTCGACCCGTCCGTGCGGACGCTCCTACGCGTGACTCTTCAGGAAGCCGCCGAGGCCGAACGGCTCTTCAGCGTGCTGATGGGCGAAGACGTAGAGCGCCGCCGGCAGTTCATCGAAGATCACGCCCTGGAAGTGAAGAACCTGGACGTTTGA
- a CDS encoding LamG-like jellyroll fold domain-containing protein translates to MWGLSALAGFRRSRRPDALSKGKSSLSLRVTRAARHAVESLESRVFLHAGPHLTPTTTFPYNGQQKVAVASSVTITFSTDVNAATLNATNFELRDENNNVVPATRYLSGTKTIVLDPVSNIATTNGYFTAILKGGASSVKDVAGNGLDEDVRFGFTTGSAQFTETQVLGGLSGPVAMQFASDGRVFVAERSGLVKVFDNLNDTTPTTVADLRTQVHNFWDRGLLGMALHPNFPATPYIYLLYTFDADIGGTAPKFGSPGVTSDPGPDATGQGAKVSGRLSRITISGNTMVAGSELVLINDWAQQFPSHSIGSLVFGADGALYASAGDGASFNYPDYGQTGNPFNDPVNEGGAVRSQDLRSPGDPTTLDGSIIRINPDTGAALPDNPLFATGNDANAKRIVAYGFRNPFRITFRPGTNEIWAGDVGAGTWEEINRIPVSATAVANYGWPAYEGPNRMSGFDSLNLPLLESLYDQGATAVVTPYFAYQHSEKVVAGSTEPTGGSSISGVAFYDGTSYPTPYKGALFFADYARNSMYVMYPGLNGLPDISTRQTFKVGGVGPVQIIAGPGGDIFVIDLNNRILRYSYNSTNRPPTAVITSNVTNGPAPLTVNFSAASSSDPDPGDSLSYSWDLNGDGTFGDSAAVNPSYTYTATGNYVVKLQVTDIRGVSSTTQITISAGNSAPVPTITTPTTSLTWKVGDTITFAGSATDLQQGTLPASALTWQLVLRHESLINPGTYHEHLVQEYVGVAGGSFVAPDHEYPSSLELRLVATDAGGLSTTQTLVLQPKTTTLTFTSNVPGAKISLNGEQVTAPFARTSIIGSENAIIAASPQIVNGVIYNFVSWSDGGTSTHNIITGANGGTFNAIFAGAAMVPAPWQSRDVGAVGTAGSSTYDITTSTFTVEGAGADIWGTADSFHFVSQQVSGDVQIVARLRSLQNTDNNAKAGLQIRQSLAADAANVQIDVEGPSNWGEFHVRPSAGAATATQAFTNISTPRWLKLTRIGDVFTAYHSVDGVAWIQVSQTTVVMAGPVEIGLAVCSHDINSLNTAIFDNVAVTSLANAIPVILTPAAANLASDGKSANLLVSADDDGGEANLKYLWSLVSGPAPVTFAPNNSYASKSSAATFTKAGSYVLRVTATDLLGKFVASDVTVNVAQVLTDVILTPGTVALAAGQAQQFVALARDQFGVAMTTQPAFAWALDAGSVGVISATGLYTAPAGGSGVATVRASAPGKSGIANVTVSAAVGDVTAGLVNRWTFDENTGTLADDAVGPNNGTLTGGASWASGVAGAGLSLDGVNDYVATTSSLAGTLGGSATVTAWVKTTQVGSAAFWEAPGLIGVEQYWGNNDIFWGILDTQGRIGVKAGDDAAATSTTAVNDGVWHHLAFTRNVGTGALQVYVDGVLQGSAVGGIGLKSTPFASIGRIENTNGPANHLQGSVDDVRVYSRVLTAAEVVAVKANPGDTPPVPPPPPPPPPPPPPPPGGNVTAGLTNRWKLDENTGLSTADTVGGNTGALTNGPGWTTGQAGAAITLDGVNDYVATSGGLAAALGGTATLTTWIKTTQIGSGTFWTAPGITGVEKYWDNNDIFWGILDAQGRISVKAGDDPAATSTTAVNDGQWHHLAFTRDAATGVLQVYVDGVLEGSALGGTGVKSTPFASIGRVENTNGPAAYLQGSLDDVRIYNRVLTAQEVIDVQGNPGA, encoded by the coding sequence ATGTGGGGTCTTTCTGCCTTGGCCGGTTTTCGCCGGTCGCGCCGTCCTGACGCCCTGAGCAAGGGCAAGTCGAGCCTTTCCCTCCGAGTGACGCGTGCGGCGCGGCATGCCGTGGAATCACTCGAATCGCGAGTGTTCCTGCACGCCGGCCCCCACCTCACGCCGACGACGACGTTTCCGTACAACGGCCAGCAGAAAGTCGCTGTGGCCTCGAGCGTCACGATCACGTTTTCGACGGATGTGAACGCCGCGACGCTGAACGCCACCAACTTCGAGCTGCGCGACGAGAACAACAACGTCGTCCCCGCGACGCGCTACCTGTCGGGCACCAAGACGATCGTGCTCGACCCGGTCAGCAACATTGCCACCACCAACGGTTACTTCACCGCCATTCTCAAGGGCGGGGCCAGCAGCGTGAAGGACGTCGCCGGCAACGGCCTGGACGAGGACGTCAGGTTTGGGTTCACCACCGGCTCGGCCCAGTTCACCGAAACGCAGGTACTCGGCGGCCTTTCCGGTCCGGTGGCGATGCAGTTCGCCAGCGACGGCAGGGTTTTCGTCGCCGAGCGGTCGGGTCTGGTCAAGGTGTTTGACAACCTGAACGACACCACGCCCACCACGGTCGCCGATCTGCGGACGCAGGTTCACAATTTCTGGGACCGCGGCCTGCTTGGCATGGCACTGCATCCGAACTTCCCGGCGACGCCCTACATTTATCTGCTTTACACCTTTGATGCCGACATCGGCGGCACCGCACCGAAATTCGGTTCGCCCGGAGTTACCTCCGATCCCGGTCCCGACGCCACGGGCCAGGGAGCCAAGGTCTCCGGCCGCCTCAGCCGCATCACCATCAGTGGCAACACAATGGTCGCCGGTTCGGAGCTGGTGCTGATCAACGACTGGGCTCAGCAGTTCCCCAGCCACTCGATCGGTTCACTCGTCTTTGGTGCCGACGGCGCGTTGTATGCCTCGGCCGGCGACGGCGCGAGTTTCAATTACCCCGACTACGGCCAGACCGGTAACCCCTTCAACGATCCGGTCAACGAAGGTGGCGCCGTCCGCTCGCAAGATCTTCGGTCGCCCGGCGACCCCACCACGCTCGACGGGTCGATCATTCGCATTAACCCCGACACCGGGGCCGCGCTGCCCGACAACCCGCTGTTCGCCACCGGCAACGACGCCAACGCCAAGCGCATCGTCGCCTATGGCTTCCGCAATCCGTTCCGCATTACGTTCCGTCCCGGCACCAACGAAATCTGGGCCGGTGATGTCGGCGCGGGCACCTGGGAAGAGATCAACCGGATCCCGGTCTCGGCAACGGCCGTCGCCAACTACGGTTGGCCGGCGTACGAAGGCCCGAACCGCATGTCGGGGTTCGACTCGCTGAACCTGCCGCTGCTCGAGTCGCTCTACGACCAGGGAGCGACCGCGGTCGTAACGCCGTACTTCGCGTATCAGCACAGCGAAAAGGTCGTCGCCGGATCGACCGAGCCGACCGGCGGCTCGAGCATTTCCGGCGTCGCGTTCTACGACGGGACGAGCTACCCGACGCCGTACAAGGGCGCCCTTTTCTTTGCCGACTACGCCCGCAACTCGATGTATGTCATGTACCCGGGGCTTAACGGGCTGCCCGACATCAGCACCCGACAGACATTCAAAGTCGGCGGCGTGGGTCCTGTGCAGATCATCGCCGGCCCCGGCGGCGACATCTTCGTCATCGATCTGAACAACAGGATCCTGCGCTATAGCTACAACTCGACCAATCGCCCGCCGACCGCCGTCATCACCAGCAATGTCACCAACGGCCCGGCTCCGCTGACAGTCAACTTCAGCGCCGCTTCCAGCTCCGATCCCGACCCCGGCGACTCCCTGTCCTACAGCTGGGATTTGAACGGCGACGGCACCTTCGGCGATTCGGCGGCCGTGAATCCGAGCTACACCTACACCGCGACGGGAAACTATGTCGTTAAACTTCAGGTCACGGATATCCGTGGCGTGAGCAGCACCACCCAGATCACGATCAGCGCCGGCAACTCGGCTCCGGTGCCCACCATCACCACGCCGACCACCTCACTGACCTGGAAGGTGGGCGATACCATCACCTTCGCCGGCTCCGCGACCGACCTTCAGCAAGGCACGCTCCCGGCCTCGGCGCTGACGTGGCAACTCGTGCTGCGACATGAAAGCCTGATCAACCCGGGCACTTATCACGAACACCTGGTGCAGGAGTATGTCGGCGTCGCCGGCGGTTCCTTCGTCGCGCCCGACCACGAATATCCGTCGAGCCTTGAACTTCGGCTGGTCGCGACCGACGCCGGGGGTCTCAGCACGACGCAGACCCTGGTTCTGCAGCCCAAAACGACGACGCTGACCTTCACGTCGAACGTCCCGGGCGCAAAGATCAGCCTCAACGGCGAACAGGTGACTGCGCCGTTCGCCCGGACCTCCATCATCGGCTCGGAGAATGCGATCATCGCCGCCTCGCCGCAGATCGTGAACGGCGTGATCTACAACTTCGTGAGCTGGTCAGACGGCGGGACGTCGACGCACAACATCATCACCGGCGCCAATGGCGGCACCTTCAACGCCATTTTCGCCGGTGCGGCAATGGTTCCGGCACCCTGGCAGTCGCGCGACGTCGGCGCGGTTGGCACGGCCGGCAGCAGCACGTACGACATCACGACATCAACCTTTACGGTCGAGGGAGCCGGTGCCGACATCTGGGGCACCGCCGACTCGTTCCATTTCGTGAGCCAGCAGGTTTCCGGCGATGTGCAGATCGTCGCGCGGCTGCGGAGCCTCCAGAACACCGACAACAACGCCAAGGCCGGCCTGCAAATCCGTCAGAGCTTGGCCGCGGATGCTGCCAACGTTCAGATCGACGTCGAAGGCCCTTCGAACTGGGGCGAGTTCCACGTCCGCCCGTCGGCCGGTGCTGCCACCGCTACACAGGCCTTCACCAACATCAGTACGCCACGATGGCTCAAGCTCACGCGCATCGGCGATGTCTTCACGGCGTATCACTCGGTCGACGGTGTCGCTTGGATTCAGGTCTCGCAGACGACCGTGGTGATGGCAGGGCCGGTCGAAATCGGACTGGCCGTCTGCTCGCACGATATCAACTCACTCAACACCGCGATTTTCGATAATGTCGCGGTGACGTCGCTGGCCAACGCGATCCCCGTCATTCTCACGCCCGCCGCGGCCAATCTTGCTTCTGACGGCAAGTCCGCCAACCTGCTGGTCAGTGCCGATGACGATGGCGGCGAGGCGAACCTGAAGTACCTCTGGTCCCTGGTATCGGGCCCGGCCCCGGTCACATTCGCCCCGAACAATAGTTACGCTTCCAAGTCCTCCGCTGCCACGTTCACCAAAGCCGGCAGCTACGTGTTGCGGGTGACCGCGACCGACTTGCTCGGCAAGTTCGTTGCGAGCGACGTAACGGTCAACGTTGCGCAGGTCCTGACAGACGTCATCCTGACGCCGGGCACCGTCGCACTCGCGGCCGGCCAGGCACAGCAATTTGTCGCGTTGGCCCGCGATCAGTTCGGCGTTGCGATGACGACCCAACCGGCCTTCGCGTGGGCCCTGGATGCCGGTTCAGTCGGCGTTATCTCGGCGACTGGCCTCTACACCGCGCCGGCCGGCGGCTCGGGCGTGGCTACGGTTCGTGCCAGCGCTCCCGGAAAGAGCGGCATCGCAAACGTCACCGTGAGCGCGGCGGTCGGCGACGTCACGGCCGGCCTGGTCAACCGCTGGACCTTCGACGAAAACACCGGCACGCTCGCCGACGACGCGGTCGGCCCGAACAACGGCACCCTGACCGGCGGCGCGAGCTGGGCCAGCGGCGTGGCGGGAGCCGGGTTAAGCCTCGACGGCGTCAATGACTACGTCGCCACGACGTCGAGCCTCGCCGGTACGCTCGGCGGCTCGGCCACCGTCACGGCGTGGGTCAAGACAACGCAGGTCGGCAGTGCCGCATTCTGGGAAGCGCCGGGACTCATCGGCGTCGAACAGTATTGGGGCAACAACGACATCTTCTGGGGCATCCTCGACACCCAGGGCCGAATCGGCGTCAAAGCCGGCGACGACGCCGCCGCCACCAGCACCACCGCCGTCAACGACGGAGTCTGGCACCATTTGGCGTTCACCCGCAATGTGGGCACCGGTGCACTTCAGGTCTACGTCGATGGCGTGCTTCAAGGGTCGGCTGTCGGTGGGATCGGGCTGAAATCGACGCCGTTCGCGTCGATCGGTCGGATCGAAAACACCAACGGGCCGGCGAATCATCTGCAAGGGTCGGTGGACGATGTGCGTGTTTACAGCCGGGTGTTGACCGCGGCTGAAGTGGTTGCGGTGAAGGCGAACCCGGGCGACACGCCGCCCGTTCCGCCGCCGCCCCCACCGCCACCCCCTCCGCCGCCGCCGCCCCCGGGCGGGAATGTAACCGCCGGGCTGACGAACCGTTGGAAGCTCGACGAAAACACCGGTCTGAGCACCGCCGACACCGTCGGTGGCAACACCGGCGCACTCACCAATGGCCCCGGCTGGACTACCGGCCAGGCCGGAGCGGCGATCACGCTGGACGGCGTCAATGACTACGTCGCGACGTCGGGTGGCCTCGCGGCCGCGCTCGGCGGGACGGCCACGCTGACGACCTGGATTAAGACCACCCAGATTGGCAGCGGCACGTTCTGGACCGCGCCCGGAATCACTGGTGTCGAGAAGTACTGGGACAACAACGACATCTTCTGGGGCATCCTCGACGCCCAGGGCCGTATCAGCGTCAAGGCCGGCGACGACCCTGCCGCCACCAGCACCACCGCCGTCAATGACGGCCAGTGGCATCACCTGGCGTTCACGCGCGACGCGGCGACAGGTGTGCTGCAGGTGTATGTCGATGGCGTGCTGGAAGGGTCGGCGTTGGGCGGCACGGGCGTCAAGTCGACGCCGTTCGCCTCGATCGGCCGCGTGGAGAACACCAATGGCCCGGCCGCCTACCTCCAGGGCTCGCTCGATGACGTGCGGATTTACAACCGCGTTTTGACGGCCCAGGAAGTGATCGACGTGCAGGGGAATCCGGGCGCCTGA